A genomic window from Silene latifolia isolate original U9 population chromosome Y, ASM4854445v1, whole genome shotgun sequence includes:
- the LOC141629915 gene encoding uncharacterized protein LOC141629915 produces the protein MDPEKFLDWVRQAERVFEYKEYDDKKQFKVAILKLTKYASLWYENLKKQRKKEGKDKIESWIKLKKHLMRRFLPRDYEQDNYLKLQYLEQGSMSVTDYIKEFEKMSIVCDLEEKEELRVARFIKGLTPAIATKVEIQNYDGFSDVCRLALKFEKHDKARKPYAYSKGQSSGTNSYSRPAPSKAKETPKEEPKDKGKGVAEPKGSSLRRCFKCQGYGHIANECPQKRALTAQELYDMIPVFVTPEEETVQENVETDGEGIIYDLDPLSEEECLVLRNLHMETGSAENEYREQIFHTRCKVNRKICNLIIDSGSCANVVARDLVDELKLQTKDRVKPYKLHWLNGENGIQVKKQALVSLSLGPYTDEVWCDIIPMNACHILLGRPWQFDRKVEHDGRSNVYSVMKGNVRYNLKPMSPNKIKESKTKKGSMFMEAREVEEALARGERTYVLLVRELGSVGVCDDRGVQGLLEEFRDVFPDELPDGLPPLRGIEHQIDLIPGRHCLISRLSL, from the coding sequence ATGGATCCGGAAAAATTTCTGGATTGGGTAAGACAAGCTGAGAGGGTTTTCGAGTATAAAGAGTATGATGACAAGAAGCAATTTAAGGTTGCAATCTTGAAGCTTACAAAGTATGCATCTTTATGGTACGAAAATCTgaaaaaacaaaggaaaaaggAAGGCAAAGACAAGATCGAATCTTGGATCAAATTAAAGAAGCACCTGATGAGACGATTCCTACCAAGGGATTATGAACAAGATAATTACTTAAAGCTCCAATATTTAGAGCAAGGAAGCATGTCCGTGactgattatatcaaagaattcgaGAAGATGTCAATTGTATGCGATCTTGAGGAGAAAGAAGAGCTAAGGGTGGCGAGATTCATCAAGGGCCTAACACCCGCAATTGCAACGAAGGTAGAAATCCAGAATTACGATGGATTTAGCGATGTTTGCAGATTGGCGTTAAAATTTGAAAAGCATGACAAGGCACGTAAACCTTATGCTTATTCCAAGGGACAAAGTTCGGGAACTAACTCGTATTCCAGGCCAGCTCCTAGCAAGGCTAAAGAAACCCCGAAAGAAGAACCCAAGGACAAAGGAAAGGGTGTTGCCGAGCCAAAAGGGAGTTCTTTGAGGCGTTGTTTCAAGTGTCAAGGCTATGGTCATATAGCAAACGAATGTCCTCAGAAACGAGCCCTAACAGCTCAAGAATTGTATGATATGATTCCTGTATTTGTCACGCCAGAGGAGGAAACAGTCCAAGAGAATGTTGAAACTGATGGTGAAGGAATAATCTatgatttggatccgttgagtgaAGAGGAATGTTTGGTGCTGCGTAATTTACATATGGAGACGGGTTCAGCTGAGAATGAGTATCGAGAACAAATCTTCCACACTCGGTGCAAGGTAAAccgtaaaatttgcaatcttattATTGATAGTGGATCATGTGCTAATGTAGTAGCAAGGGACCTTGTTGATGAACTAAAATTGCAAACTAAAGACCGAGTTAAACCATATAAATTACATTGGCTGAATGGGGAGAACGGGATTCAAGTTAAGAAACAGGCCTTAGTTTCGTTGAGTTTAGGACCCTatactgatgaggtgtggtgcgatATAATTCCTATGAATGCATGCCACATTCTGTTGGGTAGACCTTGGCAATTCGATAGAAAGGTTGAACATGACGGGAGATCCAATGTGTATAGCGTGATGAAGGGTAATGTGAGATATAATCTGAAACCTATGTCACCTAATAAGATTAAAGAGTCTAAAACAAAGAAGGGGAGTATGTTTATGGAGGCTCgggaggttgaggaggctttagctCGTGGAGAACGAACTTATGTGCTGCTGGTTCGTGAATTGGGGTCCGTTGGTGTGTGTGATGACCGTGGGGTACAGGGGCTGTTAGAAGAGTTCCGGGATGTGTTTCCGGATGAATTACCGGATGGGTTGCCTCCTTTACGTGGTATTGAACACCAAATCGATCTGATTCCAGGGCGGCATTGCCTAATAAGCCGCCTATCGTTGTAA